CTTGTGAGGCAGCCGCAGCTGCATATACGCACGTTTACTTTTTCTTCTTATCTTTTTGTGGTTGCGGCCGGAAATACTTCATTGATTCGACAACTACGGTTCGCCGGGTCGCGATCCGGACCAACAGCGACAGAAAATAGTTGCCCCAGCCAGAAACAGAATACTGGCGTTTTTTCTCCAGCGATTTGAGGCCCGTTTTGACCACCTGATCGACGGTCTGAAAACGGTGTTTTTTGAGCCAGCCTTCCACGCCGGCGACATCGAAAAATTCGGTCTGAGTCGTTCCGGGGCAGAGTGCTGTCACTGTCACCCCTTTATCACGTGCTTCGGCCCATAGTCCTTCGCTGAAATGCAGCACATAACTTTTACTGGCCGCATAAGCTGACATGTACGCTACTGGCTGGAATGCAGCGACTGAGGCAATATTGATGATGGCCCCGTGTCCCCGCTCCATCATTTCGGGCAGGTAGAAATAAGTCAGTTCGGTCAAAGCCCCCATATTGAGCCGTGCCATCTGCATCACCCGTTCCCGATCGGTCGAGGCGATATCCGAAACCACACTGAAACCAGCATTGTTGATCAATAACTCAACCTGCACGCCACGACGTTTGACTTCGTCATATAA
This genomic interval from Gimesia alba contains the following:
- a CDS encoding SDR family NAD(P)-dependent oxidoreductase — its product is MIDEYSDRWALITGASSGIGLEFAHRLAARGMHLVLTARRQEQLEQLSSELLTRHGTKTEVIVLDLSEHDAPQKLYDEVKRRGVQVELLINNAGFSVVSDIASTDRERVMQMARLNMGALTELTYFYLPEMMERGHGAIINIASVAAFQPVAYMSAYAASKSYVLHFSEGLWAEARDKGVTVTALCPGTTQTEFFDVAGVEGWLKKHRFQTVDQVVKTGLKSLEKKRQYSVSGWGNYFLSLLVRIATRRTVVVESMKYFRPQPQKDKKKK